GTCGTTCTTCTGGGACGAGAACGAGATCAACAGCCGCCTGGAGCGGCTGATGGTGCAGAACTTCGCCCGCGTCTGGAAGACATCGCAGGAGAAGAAGGTGTCGATGCGCATGGGTGCGTACATCCTGGCCATCGATCGCGTTGCCAAGGCGGGCGACCTGCGCGGGCTCTACCCGTAACGGTCACCGCGGAAAGCCAATCTCACGGGCGGGCGATGAGGTGTCGCCCGCCCGTTTCTTATGAACACGTTTGACACGCTGCTGATCGCTTCGCCATCGCCGTTGGTGCGAGCGGGGCTCAAGTCGCTGGTGCAGGACGCGACCGACTGGTATCTGCTCGGCGAGGCGGGGACCGCCGGTGATCTGCTGTCGCGCCTGCGCGACTTGCAGGTCGACGCGTTGCTGGCCGACCTCGACATCGCCGAGGACGGGGCAGGGGAGCTTGTGGCGCGACTGCGGGCTGTGTCACCGTCGACCAAGATCGTGGCGCTGGCCGACGCCTGGAACGACACGCGCATCGTGCCGGCGCTTGGCGCAGGCGCGCACGCGTTCATCGTGCGGCGCTCATCGGCGGGCGAGATCGCCGACGCCCTGCGGGCCGCGCGCGCCGGGTCGCTGGTCCTGAACCCGGCCGCCACGGAGCTGCTGAAGCTGCAACTGCAGCCGCGCGAGCCGGTGGAGGCGTTGAGCGCGCGCGAGCTGGAGGTGCTGCGCGCGCTGGCGCGCGGCCTGCCGAACAAGCTGATCGCGCAGGAACTGATCATCAGCGAGCACACCGTCAAGTTCCATATCCGATCGATCCTCGACAAGCTGGACGCTTCCAACCGCACGGACGCCGTGCGCATTGGGATCGAGCGCGGATTGGTGGCGCTGTAGGGATGACGGGATGACAAGATGACAAGATGATTGGTAGGGGCGGACTGGCGTGTCCGCCCGCCTGCACGGCGGTCGACGTGCAGCATGCCTGAAACGGGCCGACACGCAGATCGGCCCCTACACTATCGGTTAGGTGCAAAACTACCCCGCTGTGCGATGCGCATGGCGGGGTTTTGCTATATAGTGTCAGCAAGGTTGAGGAAAGATTCGCCCGCTGTGGGCGCTAGAGCATTTCGCAGAAACATCGGACACGCCATGCGGTTCGCCGTGTAGGGGCAGGTCTTTGACCTGCCCCTCGGACAGGCCAAAGGCCTGTCCCTACATGCCGCGCGCAGCCCCGTGCGGCACGATGTCGGGTTATTCGCAAACTGCTCAAACGGATCGGATAAGCGAGAGGAAACCAGAAATGGCATTCAGCAATTTGCAGGCACTATCGAACGAATACGCGGCGCTGGTCGAGCAGGTTAGCAAGTCGGTCGTGCGCGTGGATGCGCGCCACCGCATCGCCGGCACCGGCATCGTCTGGAGCGCGGACGGCGTGATCGTGACGGCCGATCATGTGGTGGAGCGCGAAGAGGGTATCGAAGTGTTGACGCCGGGCGGCGAGACCGTCAAGGCCGAGTTGATCGGCCGCGACCCGAATACCGACGTGGCGGCGCTGCGCATCAGCGCGAGCGGCCTGACCGCCGCCGACTGGACGCCGCCGGCGGAGTTGAAGGCGGGGCACCTGGCGTTCGCGCTTGGCAAGCCGTGGGATAACACGCCGATCGTCAGCGGCGGCATCGTGAGCGCGGTCGGTGTCGGCATGCGCGGGCACGGCCGCAACGGCTTCGTGCAGTCCGACGTGGTGATGCTGCCCGGCTTCTCCGGCGGCCCGCTGGTCGATGCCGGCGGCCGCGTGATCGGCATGAACTCGTCGGTGCTGGGGCGCGGCGTCTCGCTGGCCGTGCCGGTCGAGGCGATGAAGCGCGTGGTCGGCGATCTGCTCAAGGAAGGTCGTGTGCGGCGCCCGTACCTCGGCGTCGGCCTGCAGGTCGTGCCGCTGGCGTCGTCGCTGAGCGCGAAGGCGGGCGGGCAGGAGCGCGCGCTGATGATCCTGACAATCGAAAGCGGCGGCCCGGCCGAGCAGAGCGGCCTGCTGCCCGGCGACATCCTGCTATCGGCGGCGGGCAAGGCGTTGCAGGACACGAACGACCTTCAGCATGCGCTGACGCCGGACAACGTCGGCCAGACGGTGACGCTGTCGGTCGTGCGCGGCGGCGAGATCAAGTCGATTGGGGTGAAGGTGGGGTCGAAGTAGACAGAAGACAGTAGTCAGTAGTCAGACGAAAGTGAACAGTGAACAGTGAACAGTGAACAGTGAACAGTAACCGGTGAACAGTACCGCCGTGGACGAGCGCTAAAGCGAAGCATTAGAAATGCGCAGGGCGGTTACCCGCTCCTGCGCTTTCTTCTTGCTACGTACCGCGCACTGCTCACTGTTCACTGTTGACTGTTCACTCATTCTGACTACTGGCGTCTGACGACTGGTTACTGCCTACTGTTGCTTCACGTCCGCCGACACGGTGATCGACGCGCCCTTATCGAAGGTCAACACGACGCTGATCTTCTCGCCAACTTTGAGTTCGCGCTTGAGGCCGATCATCATGACGTGATAGCCGCCCGGCTTCAACTCGGTCTGGCCGCCGGCCGTGATCGGGATTTCCTTGACCGGCGCCATCTGCATCGCGCCGCCGACCATCGTCGTCTGATGGATTTCGACCGCTTGCGCCACGTCGCTCGCCGCAGAGAGGAGCTTCATATCCTCCTTGCCGATGTTCTTGAGGATCATGTAAGCCGCGCCGTTGCCGCCCGCCATGGCCGCGCGTGCCCATGGCTGGTCAACAACGATTGATGTCGCTGCGGGGCCGGGCGCCGCTGGTGTCGCTTGCGGGCCGCAGGCGGTGGCGAAAAAGACGCCCAGCGTCAATGCCAGGCCGACGTACAGGTAACGCATCTCAGCTCTCCTTGTGGAACAAGTACCGTAGATCGTGAGTGATTTCGTCGCTTTCCACGCCAAACGGATAGACAACGCGAATGCGGAATTGCGGATCGATCAGGTAAACGAACGCCGTGTGGCTCATCAGATAGCCGGCGGCGGAGTCGGACTCGACCCGCGAGTAACTGACGCCGTACGCCTGGGCCGCGGCGGTCAGTTCCTGATCGGTGCCGGTGAATCCCTTGAACGTTTCATCGAACCTGTGCACATAGGCGGCGATCCTGGCGACGTTGTCGCGCGCCGGATCGACGGTCACGAACGCCACACGCACATCGGCCGCCTCGGCGCCCAACTGCCGCCGCACCTCGGCCAGCCGCGCCAGCGTGGTCGGGCACACATCGGGGCAGGTCGTGTAGCCGAACGCCAGCAGCACCCACTGGCCGCGCAGTTCGCTCAGCGCGGCGGGTTTGCCGCTTTCGTCGGTCATCCGCACATCGCCGGCCGGTTTCGGCGGGTCCTGGTACACGCCGCCATACTGGTGCGCGCCGAACAGGAACGTCGTGATGATCAGGCCGACGGCGA
This is a stretch of genomic DNA from Chloroflexota bacterium. It encodes these proteins:
- a CDS encoding response regulator transcription factor produces the protein MNTFDTLLIASPSPLVRAGLKSLVQDATDWYLLGEAGTAGDLLSRLRDLQVDALLADLDIAEDGAGELVARLRAVSPSTKIVALADAWNDTRIVPALGAGAHAFIVRRSSAGEIADALRAARAGSLVLNPAATELLKLQLQPREPVEALSARELEVLRALARGLPNKLIAQELIISEHTVKFHIRSILDKLDASNRTDAVRIGIERGLVAL
- a CDS encoding trypsin-like peptidase domain-containing protein, translated to MAFSNLQALSNEYAALVEQVSKSVVRVDARHRIAGTGIVWSADGVIVTADHVVEREEGIEVLTPGGETVKAELIGRDPNTDVAALRISASGLTAADWTPPAELKAGHLAFALGKPWDNTPIVSGGIVSAVGVGMRGHGRNGFVQSDVVMLPGFSGGPLVDAGGRVIGMNSSVLGRGVSLAVPVEAMKRVVGDLLKEGRVRRPYLGVGLQVVPLASSLSAKAGGQERALMILTIESGGPAEQSGLLPGDILLSAAGKALQDTNDLQHALTPDNVGQTVTLSVVRGGEIKSIGVKVGSK
- a CDS encoding copper chaperone PCu(A)C, whose protein sequence is MRYLYVGLALTLGVFFATACGPQATPAAPGPAATSIVVDQPWARAAMAGGNGAAYMILKNIGKEDMKLLSAASDVAQAVEIHQTTMVGGAMQMAPVKEIPITAGGQTELKPGGYHVMMIGLKRELKVGEKISVVLTFDKGASITVSADVKQQ
- a CDS encoding SCO family protein — encoded protein: MKAYWWTLPVAGTVFAVGLIITTFLFGAHQYGGVYQDPPKPAGDVRMTDESGKPAALSELRGQWVLLAFGYTTCPDVCPTTLARLAEVRRQLGAEAADVRVAFVTVDPARDNVARIAAYVHRFDETFKGFTGTDQELTAAAQAYGVSYSRVESDSAAGYLMSHTAFVYLIDPQFRIRVVYPFGVESDEITHDLRYLFHKES